In Mycobacterium sp. ITM-2016-00317, the genomic window CCACCTGCATACAAGAACGCCCCCGCGGGTCCGTGTGGACTGCGCGGGGGCGTCTTGAGGTCTTGGTGGCCGCTCAGATGGCGCGAACGCCGGTGGCCTGCGGCCCCTTGGGGCTCTGGCCGACCTCGAACTCGACCTTCTGATTCTCCTCCAGGGTGCGGAAGCCCGAACCCTGGATCTCCGTGTAGTGGACAAAAACGTCAGCGGAGCCGTCCTCGGGGGCGATGAAGCCGAAGCCCTTTTCCGCGTTGAACCACTTCACAGTTCCCTGTGGCATCTTTCGTACTTTCCTTCTCTATATTCACCGGGTGCGGCCCGCCGTTATTCGGCAGACCGGGCCCGTTCCGACCGCCATACCTTCGTGGAGTGCTCGGAACTCGACCCGACCTACAACCCTCGCAGGAACCGCGATCGCAACGTCGTTCCTGCGAGTGCTGATACACGAACACAGAAGCTGCGACCGTCGTAAGTCAACCATGTTCAGGGCCTCCGCGACAGTCTCGCGGCAATCACGTAGTGAACAATTCACGGGAGACCAGACCGGAAGGGGCCGACGTGACGGATCCGGGGCCGGATTTCGGCCGCGAACTGCTCGCGTGCGCCGTCGACGGGACCGCCGCCGGCGAGCATCCGCTGCGTCATGTCGCCGACCTGGCACCGAGACGGGCGCGGCCGCAGGCGTGGCCTGGGCGGACCCAGATGTGGTGCAGGCGTTCCATGATCGCGGTGTCGAAGCGATGTGGTCACATCAGCTGGCGGCCGCCGAGCTGGCCAGGGACGGCCGCCATGTCGTGCTGAGCACCGGCACCGCCTCAGGCAAGTCGCTGGGTTACCAGCTGCCCATATTGACAGCATTGAAGGAGAATCCGCGGTCGCGGGCGCTGTACCTGTCGCCGACCAAGGCGCTCGGCCACGACCAGTTGCGGTCCGCCGCCGCGCTGACCATGGCCATCCCGGGGCTGGCCGACGTCGCGCCCAGCCCCTACGACGGCGACAGTCCCACCGAGGTGCGCCGCTTCGCCCGGGAGCGGTCCCGCTGGATCTTCTCCAATCCCGACATGATCCATCTGTCGCTGCTGCGCAACCACGCCCGCTGGGCGGTCTTCCTGCGCCACCTGCAGTACGTGGTCGTCGACGAATGCCACTACTACCGAGGAATTTTCGGGTCCAACGTGGCGATGGTGCTGCGCCGCCTGCTGCGCCTGTGCGCACGGTATGCCGCGCCGGGCTCGGCGTTCTCCGGACCGACCGTCATCTTCGCGAGCGCCACCACCGCCGCGCCCGCGGCCACGGCATCGGAGTTGATCGGACAGACCGTCGCCGAGGTGACCGAGGACGGCTCGCCGCAGGGGGCGCGCACAGTCGCGCTGTGGGAGCCGGCGCTGATGGCCGACCTCGTCGGCGAGAACGGTGCGCCCGTGCGCCGTTCGGCCGGCGCCGAGGCCTCGCGGGTGATGGCCGACCTGATCGCCGAGGGCGCACGCACGCTCACGTTCGTGCGGTCGCGGCGCGGCGCCGAGCTCACCGCGCTGGGCGCGCGGGCCAGGCTGACCGACACCGCACCCGAGCTGGCACCGCGGGTGGCGTCCTACCGCGCCGGGTATCTGGCCGAGGATCGCCGCGAATTGGAGCGCGCGCTGGCCGAGGGCGAGCTGCTGGGCGTGGCCACGACGAACGCGCTGGAACTGGGCGTGGACATCGCCGGCCTCGACGCCGTTGTGCTGGCCGGGTTTCCGGGCACGGTGGCCTCGTTCTGGCAGCAGGCAGGCCGTGCCGGACGGCGCGGCCAGGGCGCGCTGATCGTGCTCATCGCCCGCGACGACCCGCTGGACACCTACCTGGTGCACCATCCGTCGGCGCTGCTGGACAAGCCGATTGAACGGGTGGTGATCGACCCCGGGAACCCGTACGTGCTGGGCCCGCAGTTGCTCTGCGCGGCAACCGAACTCCCTCTGACTGAAGCCGAGGTCCGGATGTGGGGCGCGGAGACGGTGGCCGAGTCACTGGTCGACGACGGGCTGCTGCGCCGCCGGCCCAGCGGATACTTCCCGGCCCCCGGCCTGGATCCGCACCCCGCGGTGGACATCCGGGGCGCCATCGGCGGGCAGATCGCGATCCTGGAGGTGGGCACCGGACGGATGCTGGGCAGCACGGGTGCGGGGCAGGCGCCGGCCTCGGTGCATCCGGGCGCGGTCTATCTGCATCAGGGTGAGAGTTATGTCGTCGATTCCCTCGATTTCGAGGACGGCGTCGCGTTCGTGCACGCGGAGGACCCCGGCTATACGACGTTCGCGCGGGAGTTGACCGACATCAGCGTCACCGGTCCCGGTGAGCGCACCGAGCACGGCCCGGTCACCGTGGGCCTGGTGCCGGTGTCGGTCAGCAACACCGTCACCGGCTACCTGCGCCGGCGCCGGGACGGCGAGGTGATCGACTTCGTCGAACTCGACATGCCGACCCGCAGCCTCGAGACGATGGCGGTGATGTGCACCATCACCGCGGAAGCCCTGCAGGACAACGGCATCGACCCACTGCGGACACCCGGCTCGTTGCACGCCGCCGAACACGCCGCCATCGGCCTGCTGCCGCTGATGGCCAGCTGCGACCGCGGCGACATCGGCGGGGTGTCGACCGCGGTGGGCCCCGTCGGCGGCCTGCCGTCGATCTTCGTCTACGACGGCTACCCCGGCGGCGCCGGCTTCGCCGCGCGCGGATTCCGCACGATGGAGCGCTGGTGGGAGGCCACCGCATCGGCGATCGACGCGTGCGAGTGTCCCTCGGGCTGTCCGTCCTGCGTGCAGTCCCCGAAGTGCGGCAACGGAAACGACCCACTGGACAAGGCCGGTGCGGTGCGGGTGCTGCGACTGGTGGTGCGACTGCTGGCCGGGCGCACCGGATGACGCCGCGCACCGCATCAGATGCCGCCGGCGACGAGATCCGCTCCGCCGAGCCCCACTACCGGCAGCGATCCGCGCCGCTCACCGCGCCGCGGTGCGGATTCCGTGGTGTGCGGACCTCCCGCTTTGCGCTTTCCGCATCGGTAGGATCACCCGCATGACCCACGACTGGTTGCTCGTGGAAACACTCGGCACCGAGCCCGCCGTCGTCGCCCACGGCGCGTACACCAAGGACCTCGTCCCGGTCGCCACCTATCTGCGCCGCAACCCGCACCTGATGGCGATCCAGACGGCGATCGGCGAGACCGTGCGCGCCGGAGGCGGTTTGAGCAGCATCACGCCGAAGAACGACCGGGTGATCCGCACCGAGGTCGTGCAGATGTCCGACGGCCGGATCCACGGCGTCCAACTCTGGGCCGGAGCGCCCGACGAGGCTCCGCCGGAACGCCCGCTGGTGGGCTCGCTGATGTGGGATCTGACCGCGGGTACGGCCACCGACACCCCCGAGTCCCTGGAGGTCGGCGGTTGGGATCCGGCGAGGCAGGCCACCCACGGGCGGGCGTTCGCCGACGACCTGCCCCGGCGTGACCTGAACCCGAACGAAGCCGAGGTGCTGAGCATGGTGATCCAGCCCGAGCCAGGGGTGACGCTGTGCAACACCTGGGATGTCACCGATTACCGCGGCCAACCCATCACGGTCGGGTTCGTGGCGCGCTCGCTTCCCGAGGTGCAGGCCGACGGCAGCGAACGGTTGATCTGCCGGGCGATGAACTGGCGCAGCGTCCGGGAAGGCCCCAGCATTCAGCACGACCTGCTGGCCCAGCGCATCGTCGAGGGGATGCGCCAGCCCGGCGTGTACCGGGCGCTGGTGGATCCGCGGCACTGGACCTTGCTGAAATGGCTGGATGACCCGGTGCCGTTCCTTGACTGGCGCGCCACCATGGTCAGCGCGGAATCGCTGCACCCGGACGACCGGAAGACGACGATGCCGGCGATGGCCGCCGAGTTCACCACCGGCGTGGCCAGTGGGGTGTTGCGGATGGCCGGCCCGGACGGTGGATGGACGCCGGTGCACGTCACGGTGAATCGCGTCAAGCTCGGCAGGAACGTCGATGCCGGGCTGGCGTCGCTGCGCCTGCCGACACCGTCCGAGCTCGCCGCAGCCGGCCTCGATGGTGCGGTCGAGCAGCCGTCCCGCAGACCGAAAGCGCTGTCCCGCAGGGACAGGTCGTCCCGCACCTAGCTCAACGGCCGCGTCCGCCGCAGTCACCGTCATTCCCGTCTCTCCCCCTGTGGCGTGAGCAATGTCTAGCCCGGTTCGGAGTCGAGGCGCGCCGCTCCGGCTCCCACCGCGTTTGGCAACGCTGCGGTCGATATGGACAGCCGTCTTGGCTCCACGTGACAATCCAGATCCGCAGGCGAGTCCTGCGCTACGGGCCACCTCGGCCCGGGCCACCGCCGTTCCCGTTGCCAGGACCCTTTCCGTTGCCGGGGCCCTTTCCGTTGCCCGGGCCCTTGCCTTCGCGCTCGGCCTTGCCGGGCGGGCCCTTCCTCTCCTCGGGCTGTTGCGGCGCAGGCGGGGCCGTCGAGACGACCTGTGACGGTGCGGGTGTGGTGACCGGCGGCGGGGCGGGTGCCGTCGTGCTAGTGCCGACCGGTTCGGCGGGGGCCGACGACGAGAACGGGTCCATCGCCAGCGCGATCGCCGACACGGTGAAGGCGCCCAGCACGCCGGCGCCCAGCGCATACTTGCGGGCCCGGGACATCGGGCGGCGCGGCGGCGCAGGAGGAATCGGCTGCGGCACCGGCGCGGTGAGCATCCGGGTGGCCGGCCGGGGCGCGCCTGCACCGGCTGACCACGCGGATGCATCGCCGGCCAGCGCGGCACGCATCTGCGCGGCGCTGCCGAAGCGCAGATGCGGATCGCGGCTCATGGCTCGGTCGATGACTCCGACCAGGACCGGATCGGCATCGGTGCGCAGTCCGGCCAACGGCGGCGGCGGGCCATCGGTGATCGCCCACGCCAGGGCCGCCGGGTTGTCCTGCGGAAAGGCGCGCCGGCCCAGCAGCGCCTCGTATCCGATGACGCCGACGGCGTACAGGTCGTCGGCCACCGACGCGGGGGCACCGGTTATCCGTTCGGGGCTCAGATAGTTCAGCGTGCCGATGATCTGCCCGGTCGCGGTGTGATTGGTGGTACCGCTCTTGGCGATACCGAAGTCCGCGACCTGCATCCGGTCCCCGGCCGCCGACACCAGGATGTTGCCGGGCTTGATGTCGCGGTGCAGCACCCCGGCCCCGTGGGCGACCTCGAGGGCGGCCAGCACGTCGTCGAGCACCGCCCGCACCTGCGCCGGCGGCATCGGGCCGCGGGCGAGCACGTCGGCGAGGGTGTGTCCGGGCAGGCGCTCCATCACGATGAACGGTCGTCCGTCGTAGTCGCCGAAATCGTGCACGGCGACGATGCCGGGATGCGACAGGCCGGCCGCGGCGCGGGCCTCGGCGGCGAATCTCTGCCGGGCGATCGGATCGGCGTTGAGGTTCGGGTGCAGCAGCTTGACCGCGACCGGGCGGTGCAGTCGGGTGTCCCAGCCGTCCCGTACCTCGGCCATGCCGCCGCAACCGAGCAGGCCGCGTAACTCGTAGCGGCCGGCAAGAGTCTCGCGGCCGGTCATGCGGGCTGCTTATCCGTCTGCGGTCGCAAGTAAACCGGGCCGAGCGACGGGTTCGGGTCCACGCCACGATTCTCGCGTCAACCTGCGCGAGTCAGCGTGCGGGGGCGGCCGGCCCGGCCCGGGCGACCGCCGAGGCCGGCCCGACGGCCGCGCCAGCCGCCGGCACCGCGACCGTGGTGCGCACCTGCACGTCGAGCCCGTCGACTGCGCAGTCGGCCACCTTGGCCCCCATCGCGGTGGCGACGTGGTCGGCCGTCCCGCACGCCGCGGTGTGCCCGGCCGCGATCCGGTATGCGGCGCTGAGCGCGGCGAGGTCGGCGGCGGCCTGCGCGCGGTGCCGGGCCGTCACCGCCGAGGCGACCGCGACCCCGCCCCACGTGACCGCCACCAGCGCCAGCACCATCAGCGCCGCGGCCACGGTCGCCGCGCCGCACTCACCGGTCAGCGGGTTCGAGGGCCGACACACCTTCGGCGGCAATGACGATGCCGGGTAGCACCGCCGATCGCGTGCTGACCCGGGCCACGACGAAGTCCCCGTCGCGACGCACCGCGACGACCGCGTCGTCCGGCGCGATCCGCCGCGCCGCGGCGGTGGCCGACGCGTCGTCGCCGCGGGCGGCCAGGCGCGCAGCTTCGCGGGCGGCGTCGATGCAGCGCACCTGCATCGACACCGCGGTGAGCCCGGCGACGCAGGCGACGAGAACACCCACCAACGCCAGGATCCCGAAAGCCGCTTCGGCGGTGGAGATTCCGGACTCACCGCTCAGACGTTCGTGTTCAGCGCCCGGCTGATGATGTTGGTCAGCGCCGTCACGATCGAATCCCCGGTCACCACCGTGTAGAGGATCGCGCCGAACGCGGCTGCGGCAATGGTCCCGATGGCGTACTCCACGGTGGACATGCCGTCGTCGGCGACGGCCAACACCAGCAGGCGGGCCTTGATGTCCCGAAGTTGTTGCCTCATGGTCATTTTCTCCTTCGTTTTTCGTCACAGAACGCCCGACTGCAAGACCTCGCCGGCCAACCCGGCGACGACGGGAACAATCCCCAGGCACAGGAACGCCGGCAGGTAGCACAACCCCAGCGGCCCGGCCATCAGCACCGAAGCGCGCTCGGCCCGCGCACTCGCCGCGTCCCCCGCCTCGCCGCGCAACTGCACGGCCAGGTCGTCCACCCCCTGGGCCAGCGCAGCGCCCGACAGGGCCGACCGGCGTGCCATCCGCAGGAATGCGTCCAACGAATGGTCCACCGCACCTTCGGGATTCGCCCATGCCCGGACCGGATCCGCGCCCAGCGCCACCAGGTCGGCCGCCCGGCGCAGCAGCGCCGCCAGAGCGGGCGGCGCCGACTGCGCCACCGCTGAGGCCGCCGACGACACCGCCATCCCCGACCGCAGGCACGCGGCGAGCACGTCGAGGCTGGCCGCCACGGCGAGGACATCACCGACAGGCGATCCGCCGTGGGCCGAGTCGCCGAGATGCCGATGCCGGTGCATCCGGGACGCTGACGCACCGGGGACGAGCAGTGCCGCCAGGGCGAGAAGCATTGCGGCCCAGGTCATGTCATCACCGAGGCCATGATGCGGTCGGACCACAGCAGGCCGCCGCAGACGAAACCCGTCCCGACCATGAGCAGCCACCCGCCCGCGCCGCCGGACAGCAGGAAGACCAGCGGGTCCGCCCCGATCAAGTGCCCGAGCAGCATTCCGAGCACCGGCAGTCCCGCCAGGATCGCCGCGGTGGCCCGCGCGCCTGCCAGCCCGGCTTCGACGCGTCCGCGGAACCGTTCCCGCTCGGTGATGTCCCGCTGGGCGGCCTGCATCAAGGTGGCGATCGCCAGCCCCTGGTTCTGCGCCAGACCCCAGCAGACGCCGAGTCTTTCCCAGTATCCGGGCAACAGGGACCGGTGCCCGGCCGCGCGCAGGCCGTCGGCGACGTCGGCTCCGAGCAGTGCCCTCGCCGCGACCCCGGAGAGGGAACCCGAGATCGCGTGGTTCGACTCCTGGGCGGCCGCCCGGATCGCCGCCACGGGGTGGGCGCCGATCCGGAGTTCGCCGACGAGCACATCGAGAGCACCCTGCAGCGAGACCGCCTCGGTGACCCGGGCCCGCCGCCGCCGGTTCGCACGGGCGCGGGCCAGCAGTGTCG contains:
- a CDS encoding type II secretion system F family protein, which translates into the protein MTAAALALAAAVLVAPTDSRRRAQAFLVRRRRPLRMSAPVCAVLVCAAVALLLTPGAALAVGMLSATLLARARANRRRRARVTEAVSLQGALDVLVGELRIGAHPVAAIRAAAQESNHAISGSLSGVAARALLGADVADGLRAAGHRSLLPGYWERLGVCWGLAQNQGLAIATLMQAAQRDITERERFRGRVEAGLAGARATAAILAGLPVLGMLLGHLIGADPLVFLLSGGAGGWLLMVGTGFVCGGLLWSDRIMASVMT
- a CDS encoding PAS domain-containing protein, translating into MTHDWLLVETLGTEPAVVAHGAYTKDLVPVATYLRRNPHLMAIQTAIGETVRAGGGLSSITPKNDRVIRTEVVQMSDGRIHGVQLWAGAPDEAPPERPLVGSLMWDLTAGTATDTPESLEVGGWDPARQATHGRAFADDLPRRDLNPNEAEVLSMVIQPEPGVTLCNTWDVTDYRGQPITVGFVARSLPEVQADGSERLICRAMNWRSVREGPSIQHDLLAQRIVEGMRQPGVYRALVDPRHWTLLKWLDDPVPFLDWRATMVSAESLHPDDRKTTMPAMAAEFTTGVASGVLRMAGPDGGWTPVHVTVNRVKLGRNVDAGLASLRLPTPSELAAAGLDGAVEQPSRRPKALSRRDRSSRT
- a CDS encoding serine/threonine-protein kinase, whose amino-acid sequence is MTGRETLAGRYELRGLLGCGGMAEVRDGWDTRLHRPVAVKLLHPNLNADPIARQRFAAEARAAAGLSHPGIVAVHDFGDYDGRPFIVMERLPGHTLADVLARGPMPPAQVRAVLDDVLAALEVAHGAGVLHRDIKPGNILVSAAGDRMQVADFGIAKSGTTNHTATGQIIGTLNYLSPERITGAPASVADDLYAVGVIGYEALLGRRAFPQDNPAALAWAITDGPPPPLAGLRTDADPVLVGVIDRAMSRDPHLRFGSAAQMRAALAGDASAWSAGAGAPRPATRMLTAPVPQPIPPAPPRRPMSRARKYALGAGVLGAFTVSAIALAMDPFSSSAPAEPVGTSTTAPAPPPVTTPAPSQVVSTAPPAPQQPEERKGPPGKAEREGKGPGNGKGPGNGKGPGNGNGGGPGRGGP
- a CDS encoding cold-shock protein; this translates as MPQGTVKWFNAEKGFGFIAPEDGSADVFVHYTEIQGSGFRTLEENQKVEFEVGQSPKGPQATGVRAI
- a CDS encoding DUF4244 domain-containing protein, whose product is MRQQLRDIKARLLVLAVADDGMSTVEYAIGTIAAAAFGAILYTVVTGDSIVTALTNIISRALNTNV
- a CDS encoding type II secretion system F family protein gives rise to the protein MTWAAMLLALAALLVPGASASRMHRHRHLGDSAHGGSPVGDVLAVAASLDVLAACLRSGMAVSSAASAVAQSAPPALAALLRRAADLVALGADPVRAWANPEGAVDHSLDAFLRMARRSALSGAALAQGVDDLAVQLRGEAGDAASARAERASVLMAGPLGLCYLPAFLCLGIVPVVAGLAGEVLQSGVL
- a CDS encoding Rv3654c family TadE-like protein, which gives rise to MCRPSNPLTGECGAATVAAALMVLALVAVTWGGVAVASAVTARHRAQAAADLAALSAAYRIAAGHTAACGTADHVATAMGAKVADCAVDGLDVQVRTTVAVPAAGAAVGPASAVARAGPAAPAR
- a CDS encoding TadE family type IV pilus minor pilin; its protein translation is MSTAEAAFGILALVGVLVACVAGLTAVSMQVRCIDAAREAARLAARGDDASATAAARRIAPDDAVVAVRRDGDFVVARVSTRSAVLPGIVIAAEGVSALEPADR